Proteins co-encoded in one Sporosarcina sp. FSL K6-1522 genomic window:
- a CDS encoding BCCT family transporter — protein MKNISNVFYITIGLIILTVGYGAIAPASFEAITTNIKNFVASSFGWYYMLLMSAMLMLSIFFILSPYGKIRLGKDTDRPQFSTVTWIAMLFSAGMGIGLVFYGAAEPLSHFAISPASEDPNTNAAFKEALRQSFLHWGLHIWAMYGVIALSLAFFQFRKGEPGLISATLKPIFGKKMKGPWGVLVDVLAVFATSFGVATSLGFGAVQINAGLNYLFGVEIGIFSQFVIIAVVTVLFITSAWSGLSKGIKYLSNTNVVLALALLGFIVILGPTLLIFNMFTDSLGGYIANLVQMSFGTAPLDATDRAWLDSWTIFYWAWWISWAPFVSMFIARVSKGRTIREFMVGVLIAPTLLGAFWFAAFGTTAIDIQKKGIVDLTQFDTELVIFEMFHTMPFSLGISIFAILLIASFFITSADSATFVLGMQSTNGSLTPPNNVKLTWGIIQSTIAVILLSVNGLTALQNTIIIAALPFSFVMLLMVVSLLKALKAEAKAMKLKE, from the coding sequence ATGAAGAACATTTCAAATGTCTTTTACATCACAATCGGTCTCATTATTTTGACCGTCGGGTATGGCGCAATCGCACCCGCAAGTTTTGAAGCTATTACGACGAATATCAAAAATTTCGTTGCATCATCGTTTGGTTGGTACTATATGTTACTCATGTCCGCCATGCTTATGCTCAGTATTTTTTTCATCCTAAGTCCGTACGGAAAAATCCGTCTTGGTAAGGATACGGATCGACCCCAATTTTCAACAGTGACATGGATTGCCATGCTATTTTCTGCAGGAATGGGCATCGGGCTTGTCTTCTATGGCGCCGCTGAGCCGTTATCTCATTTTGCCATCAGCCCCGCTTCGGAAGACCCTAATACGAATGCCGCATTCAAAGAAGCATTGCGTCAGTCTTTCTTACACTGGGGGCTCCACATATGGGCCATGTACGGCGTTATTGCATTATCACTTGCCTTCTTCCAGTTCCGCAAAGGGGAACCGGGATTAATTTCAGCAACATTGAAGCCGATATTCGGTAAAAAGATGAAAGGTCCTTGGGGCGTTCTCGTCGATGTACTTGCCGTTTTTGCCACATCGTTTGGCGTCGCTACTTCACTCGGCTTCGGTGCTGTTCAAATTAATGCAGGCCTCAACTACTTATTCGGTGTTGAAATCGGTATTTTCTCGCAATTTGTCATTATCGCAGTCGTTACCGTTCTGTTCATCACATCAGCATGGTCTGGACTGAGTAAAGGGATTAAATATTTATCGAATACAAACGTCGTGTTAGCACTCGCACTGCTTGGTTTTATCGTCATTTTGGGACCTACTTTGCTCATTTTCAACATGTTCACGGATTCGTTAGGCGGCTATATCGCCAATCTTGTCCAAATGAGTTTCGGCACAGCCCCCCTAGACGCGACCGACCGGGCATGGCTTGATAGTTGGACGATTTTCTACTGGGCATGGTGGATTTCATGGGCACCTTTTGTCAGTATGTTTATCGCCCGCGTTTCAAAAGGGCGTACCATTCGCGAGTTCATGGTTGGCGTGCTGATTGCCCCTACATTACTAGGTGCATTTTGGTTCGCAGCATTCGGTACAACGGCCATCGACATCCAGAAAAAAGGGATTGTAGACTTGACGCAATTCGACACAGAGCTTGTCATTTTCGAGATGTTCCATACGATGCCCTTTTCACTGGGAATCTCCATTTTCGCAATTTTACTTATTGCTTCATTCTTTATCACATCAGCAGATTCAGCTACGTTTGTCCTTGGTATGCAATCCACGAACGGTTCGCTGACGCCACCAAATAATGTCAAGCTGACATGGGGGATTATCCAATCGACAATCGCGGTAATTCTGTTGTCTGTCAACGGATTAACCGCCTTGCAAAACACAATTATTATTGCAGCATTGCCATTCTCATTCGTTATGCTACTGATGGTTGTGTCCTTGCTGAAAGCATTAAAAGCGGAAGCAAAAGCGATGAAATTAAAGGAATAA
- a CDS encoding homoserine dehydrogenase, translating into MPSIKVAILGFGTVGEGIYRILNERKEEIQQETGHTIDVVSILVRDTSKVRLSTPGTTVTDNIQDILSNADIDVVFEAIVGEEPAYTYLSDAIEKGCHIITANKTMFAKHGPALLKHAEFRGVKVCYEATTAGGVPIIRTIKGLLPADRVQRVRGILNGTSNFILTKMREEKVSFEVALQEAQALGYAEADPTDDIGGKDAFRKLMILSALAFGKQPDWKDVPVVGIDSVTIEDVKAASENTCRYRHIADISIDENGVLQGSVGPVLIGTDHPLYGVDGVDNAIIVDTDHLGALTLIGPGAGMYPTASAMVSDLLQVIGKRTATFATN; encoded by the coding sequence ATGCCGTCAATCAAAGTCGCTATACTCGGTTTCGGCACAGTAGGTGAAGGAATTTACAGGATTTTGAATGAAAGAAAAGAAGAGATTCAACAGGAAACAGGTCATACGATTGACGTCGTTTCCATCCTTGTTCGGGATACGTCGAAAGTGCGTCTCTCGACACCGGGAACAACTGTGACAGATAACATTCAAGACATCTTGTCAAACGCAGACATCGATGTCGTATTTGAGGCAATTGTCGGGGAAGAACCGGCTTATACGTATCTGTCGGATGCAATCGAAAAAGGGTGTCATATTATTACAGCCAATAAGACGATGTTCGCCAAGCATGGTCCTGCCTTGTTGAAACATGCAGAATTCCGCGGCGTCAAAGTCTGTTACGAAGCGACAACAGCTGGTGGTGTTCCGATTATCCGTACGATTAAGGGCTTGTTGCCAGCGGATCGAGTGCAACGTGTTCGTGGGATTTTAAACGGAACGTCCAACTTCATTTTAACGAAAATGCGTGAGGAAAAAGTGTCGTTTGAAGTAGCGCTTCAGGAAGCGCAAGCGCTCGGTTATGCGGAAGCAGACCCAACGGATGATATCGGTGGGAAAGATGCTTTTCGAAAATTAATGATTTTAAGTGCATTGGCATTTGGTAAACAGCCGGATTGGAAAGATGTCCCGGTTGTTGGAATTGACAGTGTGACGATTGAAGACGTGAAGGCTGCGTCTGAAAATACATGTCGCTATCGCCATATTGCAGACATTTCGATAGATGAAAATGGCGTGCTACAAGGAAGCGTTGGCCCTGTACTAATTGGTACAGATCATCCTTTATACGGTGTTGATGGTGTAGACAATGCGATTATTGTTGACACGGATCATCTCGGCGCACTGACACTTATTGGTCCAGGCGCAGGTATGTATCCAACAGCGAGTGCGATGGTTAGTGATCTTCTTCAGGTGATCGGTAAACGTACAGCTACATTTGCGACAAATTGA
- a CDS encoding alpha/beta fold hydrolase: METGIVAIGKLTLESGVVLEDVQLAYERTGRQDAPTVLVCHALAGNQHVVGTDAAPGWWSGLVGPGKSIDTNTVSVISFNVLGGCDGSTGPLSINPHTGEPYGSAFPELTIRDMVHAERKALTALGIDRLGAVIGSSLGGMRVLEWSILYADDIDVVIPVAVTPASSAYEIGLYAIGRDEVPAFDKRCDVTSDYVLLQAMNSHDIGRGRGGIENAACKITAKVVALAFTHDMIYPTEDIRAFTHLLSDSTYVLVNTECGHAGFLTEFEKWGFVIKQSMEVAICRQSKSLYSVSAQ; encoded by the coding sequence GTGGAGACAGGAATTGTGGCAATCGGGAAGTTGACATTGGAATCCGGCGTCGTGTTGGAAGATGTTCAACTGGCTTATGAAAGAACGGGTAGACAAGATGCGCCAACGGTACTGGTCTGCCACGCATTGGCCGGCAATCAGCATGTCGTTGGGACAGATGCAGCACCAGGCTGGTGGAGTGGGCTTGTCGGTCCGGGGAAAAGTATCGACACGAATACTGTTTCGGTGATTTCTTTCAATGTTTTGGGAGGATGCGACGGGTCGACAGGTCCATTGTCCATTAATCCGCATACAGGTGAGCCATATGGAAGTGCGTTTCCTGAACTCACGATTCGGGATATGGTCCATGCGGAACGCAAGGCACTCACAGCATTAGGCATTGATCGGTTAGGTGCAGTTATCGGCAGTTCGTTAGGCGGCATGCGAGTACTGGAATGGAGCATTCTCTATGCAGATGATATAGATGTTGTGATTCCAGTTGCCGTGACCCCAGCATCAAGTGCATATGAAATAGGTTTGTATGCAATCGGGCGTGACGAGGTACCGGCGTTTGATAAACGATGTGATGTAACAAGTGACTACGTGTTACTCCAGGCTATGAATAGCCATGATATTGGCCGTGGTCGTGGTGGTATTGAAAATGCGGCTTGTAAAATAACGGCAAAAGTGGTTGCGCTTGCATTTACGCATGATATGATTTATCCTACTGAGGATATTCGGGCGTTTACCCATCTACTTTCAGACTCTACATATGTTCTCGTGAACACAGAATGTGGGCATGCGGGATTTTTAACGGAATTTGAAAAATGGGGATTCGTCATTAAACAGTCCATGGAGGTGGCGATATGCCGTCAATCAAAGTCGCTATACTCGGTTTCGGCACAGTAG
- a CDS encoding O-acetylhomoserine aminocarboxypropyltransferase/cysteine synthase family protein: MTKLQPETLLLHGGQEPDPVTGSRALPIHRTTSYVFRDTEHAQNLFALKEPGNIYTRIMNPTVDVFEKRVALLEGGTAAVALSSGMAAIAFSILNIAGAGDEIVAASNLYGGTYNLFAVSLPRYGITVKFVDATDPENFRAAITDKTKALFAETIGNPSLHVLDVEAVANIAHENGLPLLVDNTFPSPYGLNPIEYGADVVIHSATKWIGGHGTSIGGVAVDAGTFDWTQGRFPGFTEPDETYHGIRYGIDAAGAAFATKLRVQALRDFGPCLSPDNAFALLQGLETLHLRIEKHNDNARKVAEYLQAHPSVEWVTYAGLEDHPSADNAKKYLKNGFGSIIVFGIKGGRDAGRQVIDNVKIWSHVANVGDAKSLIIHPASTTHQQLSAEDLIKSGVTEELIRLSVGLESIEDILADLAQAIEKAVPVTTN, from the coding sequence ATGACAAAACTTCAACCTGAAACGCTTTTACTACATGGTGGCCAAGAACCAGACCCGGTGACGGGATCGCGTGCATTGCCAATTCATAGAACGACTTCTTACGTGTTTCGTGATACAGAGCATGCACAAAATCTATTTGCTTTGAAAGAACCGGGCAATATTTATACGCGCATTATGAACCCGACAGTCGATGTTTTTGAAAAGCGCGTGGCTTTACTAGAAGGCGGAACGGCAGCTGTTGCATTATCTTCAGGAATGGCGGCTATTGCTTTCTCAATATTAAATATTGCAGGTGCGGGCGATGAAATCGTTGCGGCAAGTAACTTATATGGCGGTACTTATAATCTATTCGCTGTGTCACTTCCACGCTACGGTATTACGGTGAAATTTGTAGATGCGACGGATCCAGAAAACTTCCGTGCAGCGATCACAGATAAAACAAAAGCACTTTTCGCTGAAACAATCGGCAACCCAAGCCTTCATGTGCTCGATGTTGAGGCTGTTGCGAACATTGCACATGAAAACGGACTTCCATTACTTGTAGACAATACATTCCCTTCACCATATGGCTTGAATCCGATTGAATACGGGGCGGATGTAGTTATCCATTCCGCAACAAAATGGATTGGTGGACATGGTACATCGATCGGTGGTGTTGCAGTGGATGCTGGCACATTCGACTGGACACAAGGACGTTTCCCAGGCTTTACTGAGCCTGACGAAACATATCATGGCATTCGCTATGGCATCGACGCAGCAGGGGCGGCATTCGCTACAAAGCTTCGCGTGCAAGCATTGCGTGATTTTGGTCCATGCTTGAGTCCGGATAATGCGTTTGCGCTTTTACAAGGTCTTGAAACGCTTCACTTACGTATCGAAAAGCATAACGACAATGCGCGTAAAGTGGCAGAGTACTTACAAGCACATCCATCTGTTGAGTGGGTAACGTATGCAGGTCTTGAAGATCATCCATCTGCAGACAATGCGAAAAAGTATTTGAAAAATGGCTTTGGTTCGATTATTGTCTTCGGCATTAAAGGCGGTCGAGATGCAGGCCGTCAGGTGATTGATAATGTGAAGATTTGGTCGCATGTAGCGAACGTTGGGGATGCAAAATCATTGATCATCCACCCGGCTTCCACAACGCATCAGCAACTATCAGCTGAAGACTTGATAAAATCAGGTGTAACAGAGGAATTGATTCGCCTATCAGTCGGATTGGAATCAATAGAAGATATACTGGCAGACCTTGCACAAGCAATTGAAAAAGCAGTTCCTGTTACGACTAACTAA
- a CDS encoding glycerol-3-phosphate acyltransferase, whose product MGLWIVGVLIFGYAVGCLHGSIVAQKISGVNLKETGVKNAGASNATIVLGKKFGALVAAIDIGKGAATVLLVRFFAITMQVPTDIMPLLLFLAGAAAVIGHNFPFYMQFNGGKGTATVIGVLLALDWRFGLIGLGLLILIALVTDFLVFGVLMLYVTLIAAAIWADDYWPIMVALLLFIMAIWKHIENFERMKARTEKRVSAVFKRKQAKN is encoded by the coding sequence ATGGGGTTGTGGATTGTAGGTGTACTTATTTTTGGCTATGCGGTTGGATGCTTGCATGGATCCATTGTTGCACAGAAGATTTCTGGCGTTAATTTGAAAGAAACAGGTGTTAAAAACGCCGGCGCTTCCAATGCAACGATTGTTCTCGGGAAGAAGTTTGGAGCACTCGTAGCGGCCATTGATATCGGAAAAGGTGCTGCCACCGTGTTACTGGTACGATTTTTTGCTATAACTATGCAAGTACCAACAGACATCATGCCATTGCTGTTATTTTTAGCTGGTGCCGCGGCAGTCATCGGACATAATTTTCCGTTTTATATGCAGTTCAATGGGGGCAAAGGAACCGCTACCGTCATCGGTGTGCTTCTCGCACTTGACTGGCGATTCGGGCTCATCGGACTTGGCTTACTCATCCTTATAGCGCTCGTAACAGACTTCCTTGTATTTGGCGTGTTGATGCTATATGTGACACTCATTGCGGCCGCGATTTGGGCAGATGACTATTGGCCGATTATGGTAGCCTTGTTGCTGTTTATAATGGCAATTTGGAAACATATTGAAAACTTTGAGCGGATGAAAGCGCGCACTGAGAAGCGTGTTTCAGCTGTATTTAAACGGAAACAGGCAAAAAACTGA